One Phycisphaerae bacterium RAS2 DNA window includes the following coding sequences:
- a CDS encoding Alpha/beta hydrolase family protein, translated as MASVPAANRIAWMMCLGLALAGRPAVADEKKPAAARPAPKGWNVAFVHNPKLPPMFRQVDARRADGSNLSIYLGDFDDGLASKKPLLVFVDGSGAHSQFMVRDGRVGYGLFGFIADRFKKEFHVATAEKRGIEFGYFPKEHIGSAEGAPEEYQQNATYEGRTGDVCLLLDTLLKQPNVDADRVVLMGMSEGADVAAHAAARDPRVTHVVFMSGGGPTQFFDLVTLRRKGMAKDGASPEEIDSAVREMEAEYRDIIAHPDAIDKFFAGHAYKRWATFCAHPPVESLARASAKIFLAHGTEDISVPIESFDFTVSDLIRRGRKDVTVHRYPGRDHSLGDPKAEQKGPPMVDVIDEAVAWTANASGKSTTAKREAKGSPERENKSVRKRGE; from the coding sequence ATGGCGAGCGTCCCGGCAGCGAATCGCATTGCATGGATGATGTGTCTTGGTCTTGCCCTGGCAGGTCGCCCTGCCGTCGCGGATGAGAAGAAGCCCGCCGCTGCCCGCCCCGCGCCGAAGGGTTGGAACGTCGCCTTTGTGCATAATCCCAAGCTGCCTCCCATGTTCCGGCAGGTGGACGCACGCCGCGCCGACGGCAGCAATCTGTCAATTTACCTGGGCGATTTCGACGACGGCCTGGCAAGCAAGAAGCCTCTTCTCGTTTTCGTCGACGGCTCCGGCGCCCATTCGCAATTCATGGTCCGCGACGGAAGAGTCGGCTACGGCCTGTTCGGCTTCATCGCCGACCGATTCAAGAAGGAGTTCCACGTCGCCACGGCGGAGAAGCGCGGCATCGAGTTCGGATATTTCCCGAAGGAACACATCGGCTCGGCCGAGGGCGCGCCCGAGGAGTATCAGCAAAACGCGACCTACGAAGGCCGCACCGGCGACGTGTGCCTGCTTCTTGACACGCTGCTGAAACAACCCAACGTCGACGCGGATCGCGTCGTGCTGATGGGCATGTCCGAGGGGGCCGACGTGGCCGCGCACGCCGCGGCGCGCGACCCGCGCGTGACGCATGTCGTGTTCATGTCCGGCGGCGGGCCGACGCAGTTCTTCGATCTCGTGACGCTTCGCCGCAAGGGGATGGCCAAGGACGGTGCGTCACCCGAAGAAATCGACTCCGCCGTGCGCGAGATGGAAGCGGAATACCGCGACATCATAGCCCATCCCGACGCAATCGATAAGTTCTTCGCCGGGCACGCGTACAAGCGCTGGGCCACGTTCTGCGCTCATCCCCCCGTCGAGAGCCTCGCCCGGGCCAGCGCGAAAATCTTTCTCGCACACGGCACCGAGGACATCTCCGTGCCCATCGAGTCGTTCGATTTCACCGTCAGCGACCTGATCCGCCGCGGCCGGAAGGACGTGACCGTCCATCGCTACCCCGGGCGCGATCACAGCCTCGGCGACCCCAAGGCCGAGCAGAAAGGCCCGCCGATGGTCGATGTCATCGACGAGGCAGT